In bacterium, the genomic window CAGCAACTTGGTGGCGAAGTTGCCCAGGGTGACCAGCACGCGGGGCACCACCAACTCCACCTGGCGCTGCAGGTAGGGGCGGCAGGCGGCGATCTCCTCGGGCTCCGGATCACGGTTCTCGGGCGGGCGGCACTTCACCACGTTGGCGATGTACACCGCCGAGCGGTCGAGTCCCACCTCCTGGGCCAGCAGCTCGTCGAGCAGCTTCCCGGAGCGGCCCACGAACGGCAGGCCTTGGCGGTCCTCCTCGGCACCGGGCCCCTCCCCCACGAACATGAGGTCGGCTGCGGGGTCGCCGGTGCCGAACACCACGGTGGTGCGCCCGCCGGACAGCGGGCAGCGGGTGCAGTCCGCCGCCACCTCCGCCAGCTGCTCCAAATCCAGAGAGCCGAAGTCCACGTCACTCATCACGCGATACCTACCACACGCCAAGCCGGCGCCACACGACGGCGGCGAGACGCCAGGATGGCACAGGAGTGGTGCAGCTGGTACGGTGGGCAGAACCTTTCACGATCATGAAGGTGCTTGGAGGCGATCCCGAGTCTCCCGTCAGATTGAAACGACGAGGAGGAGACCGGCGCTGCCGCCGAGCGACACTCAGCGCTTAGAGCTGGCTGCGGCAGGGGGTTGGCCGGCCGGGTCAGGAGCCTGTGGCGCTGGCGGGGGCTGGTTGGCCGGCTGAGGCCAGTAGCTCCTGGAGTGTGGCGGTGGGGTCGGTGGCTGTGACGAGGGCCTCGCCGATCAGGGCGGCGTCGTAGCCGGCGCCGGCGACGGCGCTGAGCGCGGTCCCGCCGGGCACGCCCATGCCCGACAGCGCGATCCACAGGATCCCGTCGTCGAACCGGTCGAACATGCCGGCCATCCGCTCGGCCTTGGTGTAGTCGACGGTGAAGCGGGTGTCCTTCGGGTCGTCCCGCTGGTTGATGCCGATCATGTAGGCGCCGCACTCCACGGCGAGCTCGACCTCCTCCGCGGTGCGCACCTCGGTCAGCACGTCCAGCCCCAGGTCGAGAGCCACGTCCTGCATCTCCCGCATCCGCGGCCCGCCCACGTCGGGAAGGATCACCAGGATGGCCTCGGCGCCCATGCCGGCGCTGTCGTGCACGTCACCGACGGTGGTCAGGAAGTCCTTGCGCAGCACGGGGATGCCGGTGGCCTTGCGGGCATCCTGCAGGTCCTGGGGCGACCCGCCGAAGCGCTCGCTGTCGGTGAGCACCGACAGGCAGGCCGCACCGCCGTCGCGGTACTGGCGCGCCAGCGAGGCGGCGTCGGCGCCGGGATGCAGGTCCCCCCGCGAGGGCGACCGGCGCTTGATCTCGGCGATGACCGCCAGCCCGTCGCCCGCCAGGGCGTCCCGGAAGGCGAACCCGACGCTCGCCCGGTCTGTGCGACTCATGCTGTGCCTCGCCGGTCGTCTGATACGGCTAGAGCGAGTGTGGCCGATCGAACCCCGCCCCGCAACCATGAGCCGTCCGCCACCTGACCTAGCGTCTGGGCGACAGGTGGGTGGCTGGGAACCAGTTCGGCGACGTCATCCCTGTGGGGCACTGGCCCCCAGCCCTCGGACCGGGGCCTATCTGCCGGTTACAAGCCGGAGCGTGATCGATAGGCCCCCGGCACCATCCTCATTCTGTACCCCGACCGCGGCGAACCTGTTAGGCCCTAACATGCCTCCGATAGCCAGTTCTCCACCAGCCCCACATGGCTCTTGACCTAGGGATTCGCCACTTTCCCACATAATCCCCCTTACACAACGAGTCCTATCCGATATCGACCGCGATGGTCATGGTGCTCTCCCAGGCCACGATCAGAAAACGCTGCAGGAAGTCCATGCCCAGCAGAACGTCGTAACCCGGAGCGGGAGATGCGATCAGTACTTGCAATAGTTGACTGACTTGCGTGGGCTGCGAGGGCGGTTCCATAGAAGCGAGTTCCAGAGCAACATGAACTCCGTATTCGTGGGATCTGGTCATCCCGCTGGCAGTCGACACGCTGTGCTCCGCCTGGCCGATGGCTGGCAGGGAACAGG contains:
- a CDS encoding uracil-DNA glycosylase, which gives rise to MSDVDFGSLDLEQLAEVAADCTRCPLSGGRTTVVFGTGDPAADLMFVGEGPGAEEDRQGLPFVGRSGKLLDELLAQEVGLDRSAVYIANVVKCRPPENRDPEPEEIAACRPYLQRQVELVVPRVLVTLGNFATKLLLDTKDGITKLRGRRYAWGDGVVLVPTYHPAALLRGGSERVAEARADLVRARLSLMEAMEPPTP
- a CDS encoding indole-3-glycerol-phosphate synthase; this encodes MSRTDRASVGFAFRDALAGDGLAVIAEIKRRSPSRGDLHPGADAASLARQYRDGGAACLSVLTDSERFGGSPQDLQDARKATGIPVLRKDFLTTVGDVHDSAGMGAEAILVILPDVGGPRMREMQDVALDLGLDVLTEVRTAEEVELAVECGAYMIGINQRDDPKDTRFTVDYTKAERMAGMFDRFDDGILWIALSGMGVPGGTALSAVAGAGYDAALIGEALVTATDPTATLQELLASAGQPAPASATGS
- a CDS encoding retropepsin-like aspartic protease, whose translation is MALVDTGANTTAVTNRVREACSLPAIGQAEHSVSTASGMTRSHEYGVHVALELASMEPPSQPTQVSQLLQVLIASPAPGYDVLLGMDFLQRFLIVAWESTMTIAVDIG